The Bacillota bacterium genome window below encodes:
- a CDS encoding succinate dehydrogenase cytochrome b558 subunit gives MTGAATEQDPTSSGHSIHPPLAADAAALASPGSGGSPRAGAILLPVSRNIAAARRLRPGARRRERGRLRVSHFFWSRLHSLSGVVPVGVFLIFHLWANSAAFAGPAAYNQVVRLLESLPALIVVETLLIYLPILYHAVYGFVVMRDARYNVNRYPFARNWFFLLQRATGVIVFVFIVYHVLTIRFVGPSASFAKVAGELSSPWGLAFYILGILSATWHLSNGLWLFGINWGILISPRAQRVAQWVLAVFFVALSVLGVGSAIAFVA, from the coding sequence ATGACGGGTGCGGCGACCGAGCAAGACCCTACCTCCTCTGGCCATTCTATCCATCCGCCGCTCGCAGCCGACGCGGCCGCCCTCGCCTCCCCGGGATCGGGTGGATCACCTAGGGCCGGTGCTATACTTTTACCCGTGTCGAGGAACATTGCCGCCGCTCGGCGGCTTCGACCGGGCGCACGGCGAAGGGAGAGAGGCCGATTGCGCGTCAGCCACTTTTTCTGGAGCCGACTGCATTCGCTGAGCGGTGTCGTCCCCGTCGGCGTCTTTCTGATCTTCCACCTCTGGGCCAATTCGGCCGCCTTTGCCGGGCCTGCCGCCTATAACCAAGTCGTCCGCCTCCTGGAAAGCCTTCCGGCGCTCATCGTGGTCGAGACTCTCCTCATTTATCTTCCGATTCTTTATCATGCCGTTTACGGATTCGTCGTCATGCGGGACGCCCGGTACAACGTGAATCGTTACCCGTTCGCGCGCAATTGGTTCTTTCTGCTTCAGCGCGCCACGGGCGTGATTGTTTTCGTCTTCATCGTCTACCACGTGCTCACGATACGCTTCGTCGGGCCCAGCGCCAGCTTCGCCAAGGTGGCCGGCGAGCTGTCCAGCCCCTGGGGTCTGGCCTTCTACATCCTCGGCATCCTCTCCGCCACCTGGCACCTGTCCAACGGTCTCTGGCTCTTCGGGATCAACTGGGGGATCCTGATCAGCCCGCGGGCGCAACGGGTGGCCCAGTGGGTGCTGGCCGTCTTCTTCGTGGCGCTCAGCGTCCTCGGCGTGGGTTCGGCCATCGCCTTCGTGGCGTAA
- the sdhA gene encoding succinate dehydrogenase flavoprotein subunit encodes MTTIRAAEAGFHVDLFSLVPVKRSHSVCAQGGINGAVNTKGEGDSPWQHFDDTVYGGDFLANQPPVLGMCQAAPDIIYMFDRMGVPFNRTPEGLIDFRRFGGTQFHRTAFAGATTGQQLMYALDEQVRRWEVEGAVTKYEMWDFLGAVIDDQGIGRGIIAQDLHSMEIRAFRANAVVIATGGLGVIFGKSTNSIINDGAPLSILYQQGLKYANPEFIQVHPTAIPGGDKNRLMSESIRGEGGRVWVYKDGKPWYFLEEKYPHYGNLVPRDIATREIFDVCVNQHLGIDGKNMVYLDVTHIPADVLERKLGGVLEIYEKFVGDDPRKVPMKVFPTVHYNMGGLWVDYGMQASVPGIFGAGEAEYQHHGANRLGANSLLSCIYDGMAVVPTIQKHVEGLDRDAWDLPESLFEAERKRAEEWYERIYRMDGTENPYRIHQELGQIMTDNVTVVRYNDRLRETDAKIQELLERWQRIGTPDAGRWTNQSVQFTAHLYHMLQLARAITLGALNRNESRGAHYKPEFPERDDEHWLKTTIVTFTPDGPKFSYEPVDTSLIPPRPRKYD; translated from the coding sequence ATGACCACCATCCGCGCGGCCGAGGCGGGCTTCCATGTCGACCTCTTCTCGCTGGTGCCGGTCAAGCGCTCGCACTCGGTCTGCGCCCAGGGGGGCATCAACGGGGCCGTCAACACCAAGGGCGAGGGGGACTCGCCCTGGCAGCACTTCGACGACACGGTCTACGGCGGCGACTTCCTGGCCAACCAGCCACCGGTGCTGGGCATGTGCCAGGCGGCGCCCGACATCATCTACATGTTCGACCGCATGGGAGTGCCCTTCAACCGGACGCCCGAGGGGCTGATCGACTTCCGGCGCTTCGGCGGCACCCAGTTCCACCGCACCGCCTTCGCCGGCGCCACCACCGGCCAGCAGCTGATGTACGCCCTGGACGAGCAGGTCCGGCGCTGGGAGGTCGAGGGGGCCGTCACCAAGTATGAGATGTGGGACTTCCTGGGGGCGGTGATCGACGACCAGGGGATCGGCCGCGGCATCATCGCCCAGGATCTCCACTCCATGGAGATCCGGGCCTTCCGCGCCAACGCGGTGGTGATCGCCACCGGCGGGCTGGGCGTCATCTTCGGCAAGAGCACCAACTCCATCATCAACGACGGGGCGCCGCTCAGCATCCTCTATCAGCAGGGGCTGAAGTACGCCAACCCCGAGTTCATCCAGGTCCATCCCACGGCCATCCCAGGCGGGGACAAGAACCGCCTGATGTCGGAGTCGATCCGCGGCGAGGGCGGCCGGGTCTGGGTCTACAAGGACGGGAAGCCCTGGTACTTCCTGGAGGAGAAGTACCCGCACTACGGCAACCTGGTGCCGCGGGACATCGCCACGCGGGAGATCTTCGACGTCTGCGTCAACCAGCACCTGGGCATCGACGGCAAGAACATGGTCTACCTGGACGTCACCCACATCCCCGCGGACGTGCTGGAGCGGAAGCTGGGCGGCGTGCTGGAGATCTACGAGAAGTTCGTGGGCGACGACCCGCGCAAGGTGCCCATGAAGGTCTTCCCCACGGTCCATTACAACATGGGCGGCCTCTGGGTCGACTACGGCATGCAGGCGTCGGTGCCCGGCATCTTCGGCGCCGGTGAGGCGGAGTACCAGCACCACGGCGCCAACCGGCTGGGCGCCAACTCGCTGCTCTCCTGCATCTACGACGGGATGGCGGTGGTGCCCACCATCCAGAAGCACGTCGAGGGGCTGGACCGGGACGCCTGGGACCTGCCCGAGAGCCTCTTCGAGGCGGAGAGGAAGCGCGCGGAGGAGTGGTACGAGCGGATCTACCGGATGGACGGCACGGAGAACCCGTACCGCATCCACCAGGAGCTGGGCCAGATCATGACGGACAACGTGACGGTGGTCCGCTACAACGACCGGCTCCGCGAGACCGACGCCAAGATCCAGGAGCTGCTGGAGCGCTGGCAGCGGATCGGCACCCCCGACGCCGGGCGCTGGACCAACCAGTCGGTGCAGTTCACCGCCCACCTCTACCACATGCTCCAGCTGGCGCGGGCGATCACCCTGGGCGCGCTCAACCGGAACGAGAGCCGGGGCGCCCACTACAAGCCCGAGTTCCCCGAGCGGGACGACGAGCACTGGCTGAAGACGACCATCGTCACCTTCACGCCCGACGGGCCGAAGTTCAGCTACGAGCCGGTGGACACCTCGCTCATCCCGCCGCGCCCGCGCAAGTACGACTGA